In the genome of Trichoplusia ni isolate ovarian cell line Hi5 unplaced genomic scaffold, tn1 tig00002509, whole genome shotgun sequence, the window TTGTAGATCTACTTGGGATGTAAAAGGACGGTTTAATGACCcttttcgttttaatataaGACAATACTCACTTGATGTTTATGCAGCAGTTCCCCGTAATCACCATTACAGACGGTGTTCTCGTTTAACGACTGAAGAGACATAGACATGGACCCTCTCCGCTGAATGCTTTGGCTTCTACTAATTGACTGGCGTTTGAAATATTCTGTTGTATTTTTCAAGAAGCTATCCATTGTTTTTCTAAAGAATGATGATTTTCTCTCTAGTGGTGATTTCCCTATTGAATTCAGATCCAGTTCTGATTGTGACAATCCTTCCCGCCTCGTCAACATAGTTTGGTCTAGAGATAGTTTTCTATCACGAGGCTTCACATGTGGGACGTCGCTCGGGGGCAGCAAATCGATCTTCACATCTGGAATGTTGATTTGTTTATCTTCTTCAGTAattgatttgatatttgataTGTTTTCTGTTTCCGGGACTGAGTCCTCTGCCGTTTTATCCAttgaactatttttatcattagatTCGCATAATGTATCCTCATTTTGCTCATTATTTTCAGTTGCTGTTTCGGTTTTGTCGTCCGAATCATTTTCGTTTATTTCCATGCAATTACTGTTTAAGACAACATTTGGATTTGTTGCATTCGGGTGTTGTACGTTTTCACAGTTTGGTTCTTTCTCAAAAATATCTTCGTTGTCTATAAAATCCTTATTTTGCATAACTTTACTCCCTCTTGGTGCTTTTATTCTCATACTACTGTTCATTTTAACAGTTcgtaatatttctttaattttcaaattttcttgAATGCTTTTCACATCAGTCAACATGGGTGTTGGATCTTTACCGACGTACTTCATCGGTTTTTCCTTTTTGTTCTTTTGCCTAAATCTATCCATCTTGACTCACTACACAGATCTCACAAGTATCACTAAACCACACCAATACACTTTTcagttttttaaaactatatcaaatcATTTTCTTGAAATGTTTATCAGTACGTAACCAGCGCAGTACGCTTCAACTGTACACACTGTTTAATCATGGTGATGGCCGTAGGTAACGATAACAATTTGTCGACGAAATCAAATCAGCTGCGGGACACCAACCAATGAACGTCGTTAACTTTGATTATAATTGAAGGTATTGTCCACAATAACGTAGATATTACTTAGAATAACAAAcgtcgcaaaaaaaaaatctacaccCTAGGTCCCCGTCCAGACTAATTGGCTGAGATAGAATCCGCGCGTTTTTCGCTGACCAGCCTGAAGTCGCTGCGTCTTTGCGTGAGTTCGGTGAGCCAGCAGTCCGCGCCTATTGGTGCACACCTTCATAATTTCGCTACTGACTAACTTCGGTCCTGCGCATTCTATCTTCAAGCGTCGCACGTCGTATCACGCAAGCGATATCTCGAGGCTGGTGATAATCttgtgaacaaaataattttgataaagtgTCGCATATCTATAAcccgtttttagggttccgtacctcaaaaggaaaaaacggaacccttataggatcactttgttgtccgtctgtccgtccgtccgtctgtccgtccgtccgtccgtccgtctgtcaagaccctttttctcgggaacgcgtggaggtatgaagctgaaatttatatcaattactcaagtctactgtcccttgaagctgtgaaaaaatcaaacttctaaggcaacgcaatcaaaagatacagccgtttatgccgcaaattttcgacacttgcaagggaatcaaaacctacagggtgcttcccgtgaactcagaatcttgaaatttggtacgaagcaacgtcttataccatagataaaggaaaaattacaaaaaccataaatttttagttacatcacataatattttttttttaataattttaaacttactacctatttcctcataaacgcgtagaggtattaaattgaaattcataccaaatactcaggtc includes:
- the LOC113507553 gene encoding uncharacterized protein LOC113507553; this translates as MDRFRQKNKKEKPMKYVGKDPTPMLTDVKSIQENLKIKEILRTVKMNSSMRIKAPRGSKVMQNKDFIDNEDIFEKEPNCENVQHPNATNPNVVLNSNCMEINENDSDDKTETATENNEQNEDTLCESNDKNSSMDKTAEDSVPETENISNIKSITEEDKQINIPDVKIDLLPPSDVPHVKPRDRKLSLDQTMLTRREGLSQSELDLNSIGKSPLERKSSFFRKTMDSFLKNTTEYFKRQSISRSQSIQRRGSMSMSLQSLNENTVCNGDYGELLHKHQEELQGSATSLQSSLTAAGSGSSMSKSQSERTLPDPLSEGDSLAGSFPILSGSQPLGDTSSHSVLSEYHFIMISVCPEFPYTVQKLCEEGTC